In one Nicotiana sylvestris chromosome 8, ASM39365v2, whole genome shotgun sequence genomic region, the following are encoded:
- the LOC138876109 gene encoding uncharacterized protein, protein MLEKYRHYRNKCREMHERLKANADDRSLGEELEKRDQELMQAIRRSSVLEEQLRAKDEELELGKGVSTECEHLQAKVGKLAELERKVSVLENIESAWASASARAAALEDTIRVLQSEQESERATATLREARFEECIGDIDREASTLGDRVAALEAEKAQLLAKVEFASAAVPRHLHELWAAYEGARAKAREARVNYGYDPTTPEADEDVDAEKRLPEDGDEEDVGGYAE, encoded by the exons ATGTTGGAGAAGTATCGACACTACCGCAACAAGTGCCGTGAGATGCACGAGCGGCTGAAGGCGAACGCCGATGATCGATCCCTTGGTGAGGAACTAGAGAAGAGGGACCAGGAGTTGATGCAGGCTATTCGCAGGAGTAGCGTGCTCGAGGAGCAACTTCGTGCAAAGGACGAAGAACTTGAGTTGGGTAAAGGGGTTTCCACAGAGTGTGAGCATCTTCAGGCGAAG GTGGGAAAGTTAGCCGAACTAGAGAGAAAGGTTTCTGTGTTGGAGAATATCGAGAGTGCTTGGGCGTCGGCTTCAGCGAGGGCGGCGGCTTTAGAGGACACTATCCGTGTCCTTCAATCCGAGCAGGAATCTGAGAGGGCGACAGCGACGCTTAGAGAAGCGAGGTTCGAAGAGTGTATTGGTGACATCGACCGGGAAGCGTCGACTTTAGGGGACCGGGTCGCTGCTCTTGAGGCCGAGAAAGCACAATTGTTGGCCAAGGTCGAATTTGCCTCCGCCGCTGTTCCTCGTCATCTGCACGAGCTCTGG GCTGCATATGAAGGAGCGCGGGCAAAGGCACGAGAGGCTCGTGTTAATTATGGATATGATCCTACGACGCCGGAGGCCGACGAGGATGTTGATGCTGAAAAGAGACTTCCAGAAGATGGTGATGAGGAGGATGTCGGTGGTTACGCCGAGTGA